Proteins encoded together in one Passer domesticus isolate bPasDom1 chromosome 6, bPasDom1.hap1, whole genome shotgun sequence window:
- the LOC135301993 gene encoding inositol 1,4,5-trisphosphate receptor-interacting protein-like 1, producing the protein MTEVGMWDREREKQRGKKNQEEKSALLAQDQPLPTAPLQVSAGSRAGTQRPQEGAPGEGPGERWGQECRHEGSKRGLACPCLRQGAGRALGPCQLQLGALQGGRQRAVGSRSSAALTAEAAAQTMEPMVFLFMLLKSLIQYPQHVADALDEETRLRMEERAKHLEWERIHLEQEVEQLTQEQLKQVEEDEQDNRGADEEEAGNVAANDEDNVGNEDVNEAAVAENNNDAANEVQEEEEDDFDDFLGEVVMERIQWPVQDLQRGCEWITDLMDNYTMYFGHVLANSFYPVLQRAIGVGSAFEGWSPREQDVVYSVLIPMTPPRGHSFHLELDSEEQRHVRNFRVRVQLECTCSREQQAEDMLCFLHHPEEELSSNQDPSLLDTLCTGSYLDVQKTARWFYQLVRAVWPALPQSHNWHLRLMPSTRSCQFKVSYGQESFRIELFFGVRRGDSAIFVCSQPREAYTASTTWPESYAVAEVEFFKHIARQAPPDSLHLKCLQFFTRLPLGFSFSTYTMKTIVMHLLNITPVSEWRRRDLVVRLLDIINSLHLCLRAKCLHHFIVGNQRLPQDINLPADVQRAEPYNLLQHLAQQPAAHAHALYEYHILYKWFRRILLAEDLPDEGEELWL; encoded by the exons ATGACAGAAGTGGGAATGTGggacagagaaagagaaaaacaacgGGGCAAGAAGAACCAAGAGGAAAAATCGGCACTGCTGGCCCAGGATCA gccctTGCCAACAGCCCCtctgcaggtctctgctggctcccgggcagggactcaaaggccgcaggaaggtgcccctggagaaggccctggagagcgctggggccaggagtgccgccatgagggcagcaagcggGGCCTGGCCTGTCCGTGCCTGCGGCAGGGCGCAGGGCGGGCGCTcgggccctgccagctgcagctgggagctctgcagggcggccggcagagagccgtgggctCCCGCAGCTCTGCGGCCCTCACggctgaggcagctgcccag acCATGGAGCCCATGGTATTCCTTTTCATGCTCTTGAAAAGCCTCATCCAGTACCCACAGCACGTGGCTGACGCTTTGGATGAGGAAACACGTCTGCGCATGGAAGAGCGTGCAAAGCATCTGGAATGGGAGAGGATTCatctggagcaggaggtggaacagctcacccaggagcagctgaagcaggT agaggaggaTGAACAAGACAACCGTGGGGCAGATGAAGAGGAAGCGGGCAATGTTGCGGCTAACGACGAAGACAACGTTGGCAATGAAGATGTCAATGAGGCTGCAGTTGCAGAAAACAACAACGATGCTGCAAATGAAgtccaagaagaagaagaggatgaTTTTGatgatttccttggagaagttGTAATGGAGCGCATCCAGTGGCCTGTACAGgacctgcagagaggctgtgagtGGATAACTGACCTCATGGATAATTATACCATGTACTTTGGCCATGTTTTGGCCAACAGTTTCTACCCGGTCCTGCAACGAGCcatcggggtgggcagtgcctttgAAGGCTGGAGTCCCCGTGAGCAGGATGTCGTCTACAGCGTGCTCATCCCCATGACTCCTCCCCGGGGCCACAGCTTCCACCTGGAGCTGGACAGTGAAGAGCAGAGGCACGTCAGGAACTTCCGTGTCCGCGTGCAGCTGGagtgcacctgcagcagggagcagcaggctgaggacatgctgtgcttcctgcaccaccccgaggaggagctgagcagcaatcaggatcccagcctcctAGACACCCTGTGCACCGGCTCCTACCTCGACGTGCAGAAAACTGCCCGCTGGTTTTACCAGCTGGTGAGAGCAGtctggccagctctgcctcagtcACACAACTGGCATTTAAGGCTGATGCCCTCCACACGCTCCTGCCAATTCAAGGTGTCCTACGGGCAGGAAAGCTTCAGGATTGAGCTGTTCTTCGGCGTGCGGAGAGGTGACTCAGCCATCTTTGTGTGCAGCCAGCCTAGAGAGGCctacacagcaagcacaacctGGCCCGAGTCCTACGCTGTGGCAGAGGTTGAGTTCTTCAAGCACATTGCCAGGCAGGCCCCCCCTGACAGCCTGCACCTCAAATGCCTGCAGTTCTTCACCCGTCTTCCTCTGGGCTTCAGCTTTTCCACctacaccatgaagaccatTGTCATGCACCTGCTCAACATCACACCCGTCTCAGAGTGGCGCAGGAGAGATCTCGTGGTACGACTGCTGGATATCATCAACAGCCTGCACTTATGTCTGCGAGCAAAATGCCTCCACCACTTCATTGTGGGCAACCAGAGGCTTCCTCAGGACATCAACTTACCCGCAGATGTCCAAAGAGCTGAGCCAtacaatctcctccagcacctggccCAGCAACCGGCTGCCCACGCCCATGCTCTCTATGAGTACCACATTCTCTACAAGTGGTTCAGAAGAATCCTTCTTGCTGAGGATTTACCGGATGAAGGGGAAGAGTTAtggctctga